The following nucleotide sequence is from Aphelocoma coerulescens isolate FSJ_1873_10779 chromosome 9, UR_Acoe_1.0, whole genome shotgun sequence.
CAGGatgttttttttcagacttttcATAGACAAGGCCTATGTTTAACAAGCACCAAAACACTTCAGAGTATTTGGAAGATCACACTACTGAGCTCTACACTTTGTACTGTCCTCACTAGTCATACAGAACATTGAATGCCTAAATACATTCAAAACCCTGATCAGACAGTGCCATCCATAGCTGCTTAAATGCTTCACTGTTTAACAAATACACCTTTTTGGCCAAAACTAGAATGTACCACACAGCACGGAGCTCAGCTGGCTGCCCTCAGCCGCTCTGCCAGGCTGAGCAAAATTGGACTTTGTGTGCTACAAACACCCACTTTTGCCTTGTTCCTCAAGCACAGCTCAGGCAGTGGCGAAACAGAGGCACTGGGGAACGTGAGGGATCTGCTGTCTCCTGGGAGGGCAcaataaatacctgcttttatCAACCAGATCAAGCTGCTGTCAATGCACTGATCTAGAGCAAGGGCTGTTGGGTGCTAAAAACTGTACATTCCCATTGAATTTAAGGCAAAATTGAACCATGGCAGTAACAGAGAcgtaaatttatttctttttaacatcAGATGTGCAGTTTGTAAGCTGCAGATGTGGCAGCAGTCAAGCTTCCTTAGCTTTCAATGCAGTACTTGGGTTAAAAGGAACCCCTTCTGTCAGTAAGTGTTATTCCCCTCTCTTCCTAGCACGGGAGTCCTCTGGCTTCTAATGAATTTTTAGGAATTTCTGGAAGATGAGCTGCAATGAGGTTTTCAATTTTCACTTAAAAACGGGGGGTAAATGAATGCGTCTATTACAGGGAgaccccaggcagcagcaaggGACCAGCACTGGGGTTGCCTTCTCCAGCCCCCTCTATTTTTCACTGTGGTTGTGTCACTGAGGCTGACACAGCCCCACTGACTGGACCAACAGGTCCTTGCTGGAAGGATACACGTGAGCTCAGAAGAAGAAACACGCTTTCAGTATAGAATCATTTACAAATTTTCAGTAGATACTTGATATTACTACAAAAAGTAGTAATTCTGACTAAAGCACAAACgacaattttcatttaaatcagTGGCATTTCAAAATGCAGCATCAAACTGACACTGCATGCTGTTCTTGCAGTGCTGAAGCACAAGGTTTTCCTGCTTAAAACATGAGAAATGACCAGATTCACAAAGGGATCATGGCAGTTACTTTTCAATTGGCCTGATTAAAAATCCCTTTACACATCATTGCTCAACCTTTGCTTCTGAGATGTAAGATAATTTCAAGACTTCTTGGGATaggggggagaaggaaaaagagagttGCAGGTTTTGTGTGCAAACCTTTAAAGAAGGGgcaaagagaggaagaaaacaggtTAACAAGCTCCTTGGATCTTCCAAGGGATGGGAGACACAGGTCtcctcccaccccagcccctctgcaaaccagaaaacaaaaaggtCTGGTTCATAATTTTAAAGCAATAATGCAATGAGACTAAAAGCTTAAACTTCATAAATAAGTGACCTTTAGAGCTTCACCCCGATAAACCATGCTGCTTTCAGGAGGGAAAAAGGGCCTCGTCTTACAGGGCCTGTTGCAGTAAGCCCACACTACCTTCCAAAAGctgcctctgagcacagccTTCTTCTCACAGGTTGGCATCACACTGGGCCAGGCCCTGAACACAAGCAAAAACCTGTATCAAAAATGACTAAATATTAGGTAAAACAGCACTCTTgtgctttgcctttttttaaccACTGTTCTTAGCTAAATCGACCCCTCTACCTTTCACTGCTACTGAGATAAAAATCAGGATTAAGAGCCTGTGTGAAAGTCAGTGTTTCATGAGATACATAACAGTGCACAAAGTTGTTTTCTAAAAAACAGCATTTGTATTAAAATTCTTAAAATGGATAGACATCTCTTCAATGCATGTCTGCAATTAAAACGACAGTTGTTAGAATTTTCTTGGTACATCACAACGATAAGATTTCCTTCTTTGATGGCTGGAGGTACATCCCACGACAAAATCAAAGGGAAATAgaaccaaaaaaaggaaaaaaaaaaaaaaaaaaagaaaagaaaaagccctcccccccaaaatcccaaaaggCTAAATTCTTGTAAATTTGAAGTAAATGAAGCCCGAACTTGCAAGACATGGAAATAACAGTTAAAAGGCTCAGattgaaataagaaataaattccACTAACAATAGGCCCTTTTGTCCTGGCTTGCTCGGTGTGATTACTGCAAGGAAACTGTTAAGTAGTTTTTGGAGTAGTAGATAATGGGATTCTGTGGAGCTTTCACAGGTTGGCACCGGCTGGAACAGCTGAGTATTGAAGGCACTCTACAGACACAGGGCTGCTGTTGGCCCTGCATCACTCATGGGAAGTCTTTGCACTTGAGAGAGCTAGTCATCAAAATCAGGTATtgccaacccaaacccaaaacccctcGGCACAAAAAGCACCACTGTCCCCCCCGccaaaggaaaaaccaaaaccacaacgaaatcacacacacacgcacgcCTAAAAAATTGTGCAGATTTGTAACATTTTCAcagctgatttaaaaaaaaaccaaacaaataaaacaaaaccaggagaAAAACCACCACGCTACCACTCTCCTGCAAACTCCCATCCGATACAGCAGGTAAACAAAATAGAGCATTATTCCAGGGATATCGGCAGCGCTGCCCGGCGCCCCGTGCCTGGCAGCACCGTTCGGGTCACAGTCCCAGTTCCATGTGCAACTCTCCGGGCGGGACGGTCCCGCACCGCCGCCCGCTTGCATAGAGACCGCGGGGAGCGGCGCCGGGACGGGGGGCCCGCTCCCCGGGGCTGTCCGGGACGGGGGGCCCGCTCCCCGGGGCTGTCCGGGACGGGGGGCCCGCTCCCCGGGGCTGTCCGGGACGGCCCCGCTCCCCGGGGCTGTCCGGGACGGGGGGCCCGCTCCCCGGGGCTGTCCGGGATGGCCCCGCTCCCCGGGGCTGTCCGGGacggccccgctccccgccgggCTCCCCGCGGCTGTCCCGGGGCGGGTTCCCCGCGTGGCTCCGCTCCCCGGGCGGCGGGACCGACTGctcccgcgcccgccgccgacACTGACAGGAAATATGCCATGACCAAGACTGGACGAAACGTACATGCCGAGAAAAGCCACATTTCCAACACGATGAATTTTTTCCCCGATGTTTTTTCCCCGAGCGTGTCCgccggggcgcggggccgccgccgccctcaGAGGATGGCGCAGGAGGCGCAGCACGGCTCGTCCCCGTTGGGCTGCGCCGCGTAGTTCATCTGCCTGACGATCTCGGCGAAGAGCTCGTCCACCGAGGCTTTGTTTTTGGCCGAGGTCTCCATGAAGGGGCAGCTCCACTCCTCGGCCAGCGCTTTGCCCTCCCCGAAGGAGACCTCGCGCTCGCCTTCCAGGTCCACCTTGTTGCCCACCAGGATCATGGGCACCCGCTCGTACCTCTTGACGCGGATGATCTGGTCCCGCATGGGTTTGATGTCCTGGAAGCTCTGCTGGTTCACCAGGCTGTACACCAGGATGAAGCCCTGCCCGTTCTTGATGTAGAGGTCCCGCATGGAGGCGAACTGCTCGGTGCCCGCCGTGTCCAGGATCTCCAGCACGGACGGCGACGAGTCCACCTCGATCTCCTTGCGGTAGAAGTCCTCGATGGTGGGGTCATACTTCTCGATGAAGGAGCCGGTCACGAACTGCACGGTAAGGGCGGACTTGCCCACGCCGCCCgagcccagcaccaccaccttGTACTCCCGCATGGCTCCCGCCTCCCTCCGCCGCCTCCCGCTCGGGGCTGCCGCGGCGGGCGGGGACggggcggagggagggaggggacgaGGGACGGCCCCGCGCCGGGGCGGGGAAGCGGCGACCGCGCCTCGCGGAGCGGCGGCGGACAGCCCCGGCTGCGGGCAGCAccgaggagaaggaggaatggGATGAAGACGGGCggaagagagagggagggagggcggCAGCGCTGCCGTTACCGGCCCTGGCCCCGGTGCGGCGGCGGGACGGCGCTGCCGCGGCCCAtggcggcccggcccggccccattGGCTGCGgcgcgcggcccggcccggccccattGGCTGCGGCGCGCGGCCCGCCCCCGCCCATTGGCTGCGGCGCGCGGCCCGCCCCCGCCCATTGGCTGCGgcgccgcgccgcccgcccctaTTGGCTGCCGGCGGCGAGCGGCAGCCGCCCGTGCTCCGctccgccccgcgccgccccgcgtGTGTGACCCCCGCCCTccgcggggccgcgccgcgCTCGGGGCACCGCGCGTCCCCTCCCGCCCCGCCGTCCCCTCGGACCGGCATCGGGGCACCGCGTGTCCCTCCGGACCGGGATCGGGGCACCGCGCGTCCCCTCCCGCCCCGCCGTCCCCTCGGACCGGGATCGGGGCACCGCGTATCCCTCCGGACCGGGATCGGAATCACCGCGTGTCGCTTCCAGCCCCGGGGGTCCCGCACCCAGCGCGGGAATGGGGGCCGGGCGGTGGGACCGGCAGCCCAGGTGCCCCACCCCGGGTGCCACCGTCCCGGTCCTCCTGATGCCGGTGCCCTGCCGCCGCCCTCCCGCCCCTAATCGGCGCTGCCCGGCCCGGCGTCGCGCACCTCCCGCCCTATCGCTGCGTGCAGCCGGTGCCAGGGCCGTGCCCGGGACACGGGGGAGCCGCTGCCGGGGTCGTGGTGCCCCCGTAGCTCCGCAGCCCAGCTGGCTCCGGAGGCTTCGGGTGCCCTCTGCCCGCTGGGAACCCGTCGCCCAGGGGCCAGGCTCCctcgggagcggcggcggggccggctgCCCCCCGTTCGGGAGCCCTCGCCAGGACGGCCCCGTTTCCCGCTTTCCCCCGTGTTGCAGAGTCGGGACCGACTGATGGCTCAGGCGGGAGATGTGGCCGCTGGCAGAGGTTGGTGCTGTTGGCACTTGGTGGCCTGTGACCGGCAGCATGGCCTGGCAAGGCTGAGTCACGGGGACTGGCTATGTGCCACTGTTTGTAGAAGTCGTCCCTTGGACTTTCTATTAGACATTCCTTTCAAGAAAGTATCATTAGTTGTTTTGGCACCCTCCAGTCTTTGCTGTTGCATCTTACTCAGTTCTTTACAATTCTCTGTATTTATCCATGTAATGATGTCACATAGATCCTTTCTACCACACCTTCTTGTTTCCAAGCCTAATTTAAACACAGTACTTGGGGTAAGCAAAGTCTAAAGGATTTGAAATAAGTTTTGTAAGTAACGTTCTCTTATTCCTGAACAATTTTCACAGAGGCTAAATtctactgaaattatttttgcagcatTCACGGTGGGGATTCATCCCCGTGGTCACCAATCTTCTGGTGAGTACTGTACCTCTGGTGATCCTCTGGAGCTCAAACTGAACCCCTCTGCTGCTGATGTGTAAGTCTGTGCAAATAAAACCTGTCCTGAGGAACACAAACGCTGTGTtccagcagccctgctgtggagTGGGCAGTGGTTGGAACAACCTTGTTAAGTATGTCACATGTGTGAAACCGTACGCCCTGTATGTGGTTTGTAGGTGCACCTGTGTCCTGTACCCGGTAGCTGAGTGTCCCCAGGGGCATGCTGGTCTGCCAGGCCCCACCTGATTTCTCCCAGGTCCACAATCTTCTCACTCACCTACAAAACCTGTGGGCTGCAGGctgctcctgagctgctgcaggtgctgagcaggtcagcctggggctggagcaggtaTTCTATCTCCTgtcacagccccacagctgggCTTTGGTCTTCTCGCTGTTCTAGGCTCTGCCTGCTACCCACATAACCCTTAGCTTGTGATGGATGCGTGGGCCATGGTTTTCCCAGAGCAGTACTGCATTTCctggaaacactgaaaaagaCCTCTCTGAGCACTTACAGCCTCTTGTTCTGTGAGTTCTCTCCCCACGGCTGCTTAGCCCATCCATAGATGTTTGCTTTGGAAACTAAATAACTGGGCTCCTTTGGAAGTTTTTATGCCATTTCTCCAATTGTTCTTgttgttcttttccttctccatctGATTCCCCCCTCCTAGAAGTACTCTGGGAGCAGAGCTACCCCATTACCCATCTTGGTGTGAGCCAGCCAAAATCAGTCACCTGCCAGCAAGAGCTGGCAAAGTTCTCTTCAAAACCAGCTGTAAGAATTGCTGAAAGGCCACAGTGTCACTgcagaagtattttattttcttgttctgtgCTCAGGTTTTGGGTATGATGTGGGCTTGGTCACCTTCATCGCCTCTGTAGCAAACCCACATCTGAATTACTTACCTTACACTTTTTCCCAACATGCCAGTAGCCAGTGTTATAAAGACCAGACTGTAATGTTGGTTTAAATCCTATCTGTTTAATCCCAACTCACTGCTGGATTGTGGTGTGTGTTGGTTTTTTCAGTGACAGAATAAAATTACTCTCCATTTGTTAATTCCACACTAGGCTATTAATTGCTGCTATTTCTGAAGAAGGAAATGTATCACATTCCAAGTAACAAATGATCTTTATGCTGTTGAGTTTAAATAAGGAATATGATTTCTCATGTCCCAGTGCCCTACTACATGTATTAATTTAATCTCTCATTACCAGCCAGCTCTAGGTAGTTAGTCTGCAGTGCAAGGAGTCTGTGGGAAGTAACTGAAAGAATCAAGTCTGGTTTTCTTAGAAATGAATTTGGGTGCATGGCTACAGACCACTGAGGGATCTGTGGGTTGGAAAGTTTGAAAATCCCTGGCCGAGGGTTTAGATGCAGAAGTTAAATAAATCATGGGAGGATGCAGCACTTAATATTTGAATTACGAGGTATGCATTACACTGGGTGGTTGTGCTTCATGAATGGTAGTGTCTTAGActctcaggaaaaaaactaaTGTTTTCCTGAAACAAGCTCTGGTTGGGCAACATGAAGGCATGACAATGCAGCAGGGTCTAGGCAAAATATAATCATCAGAGCTGGCTgtattaatttgatttttaaaatgatcaagcatattttaaaaacaatttccaGATTATTTGATGCTATCTTTAAAAtgccaaaataaaaatcagctgAAAAGCATAAATTTGGTTACTAAACAGTTCACCATGCAATATTTACATGTATAAccagcttttgctgtgctgagTAACCCTGCTTGTTCAGTAAAACTGCTCATACAGGCTGAGGTTATTTCTGACTTACTTAGAGAAAGCGAGtcatgagctgctgctgctgctggagatacTTTGTGCAAGTAAAGCAGTGGCTTTAggtgggttttttaatgtattGTACTTCTTCTAGGCAAAGATTAAACAAGGGCAGTTTAGATCAGTAACAGATGCAATATCTAAAGTTTGAGTACCCTGAAAGTTTGCCATTGTCTGATGACAACAAGATCTAATGGTATAAAAGGATGTAAAAACTTCCTGGTGTTACTGAAGGGACCTTCTGACCAGCTCTTCTGGTGGTTCTTTAAAGATGCATAGCCACACCTGAGCTGTGGAGTCTGTGTCAGCAAAGGGATGTGTCACCTCCTGAGACCTGACTGAGTCCCCCTGAGCTTATTT
It contains:
- the RAP2B gene encoding ras-related protein Rap-2b; the encoded protein is MREYKVVVLGSGGVGKSALTVQFVTGSFIEKYDPTIEDFYRKEIEVDSSPSVLEILDTAGTEQFASMRDLYIKNGQGFILVYSLVNQQSFQDIKPMRDQIIRVKRYERVPMILVGNKVDLEGEREVSFGEGKALAEEWSCPFMETSAKNKASVDELFAEIVRQMNYAAQPNGDEPCCASCAIL